In the Hyphomonadaceae bacterium BL14 genome, one interval contains:
- a CDS encoding metallopeptidase family protein gives MTHADDAPPAPMTALAGPAAAFAPACAPSGQDFLAIAEDAFAGLPEAFRAMCRNVVIQITDFADEETLRHFEMESPYELTGLYHGVDLTHKSIADPQGGPDHVFLYRLPILMEWCERGDVTLRELIAHVLVHEIGHHFGLSDAAMHAIEDTASD, from the coding sequence ATGACGCACGCTGATGACGCCCCGCCTGCCCCCATGACGGCCTTGGCCGGCCCGGCCGCCGCCTTCGCCCCGGCCTGCGCGCCCTCGGGCCAGGATTTCCTGGCCATCGCCGAAGACGCGTTTGCCGGCCTGCCGGAGGCGTTCCGGGCCATGTGCCGGAATGTTGTCATTCAAATCACTGATTTTGCAGACGAAGAGACGCTTCGCCATTTTGAGATGGAGAGCCCGTACGAGCTGACGGGCCTCTATCACGGCGTCGATCTGACCCATAAATCCATTGCCGACCCCCAGGGCGGGCCGGACCATGTCTTCCTCTACCGCCTGCCCATCCTGATGGAGTGGTGCGAGCGCGGCGATGTCACCCTGCGCGAGCTGATCGCCCATGTCCTGGTGCACGAGATCGGCCATCATTTCGGCCTGTCCGATGCGGCCATGCACGCTATTGAGGACACGGCAAGCGACTGA
- a CDS encoding MmcB family DNA repair protein, with protein sequence MAVSETHGSAPDSAPDSAEARARKALARAGNPAIDDARALARGAARLLADLGVSAIPEFTLPCGRRADLAGLGRKGEIVIVEIKSGLADFRADAKYPDYFAWCDRFYFAVSQRFPASILPQACGLIIADPFGGAVVRDSPVQPLAPARRKALTLRFARCAAERALRAL encoded by the coding sequence ATGGCCGTATCCGAAACCCATGGCAGCGCCCCGGACAGCGCCCCTGACAGTGCGGAGGCGCGCGCCCGCAAGGCTTTGGCGCGGGCCGGAAACCCGGCGATTGACGATGCCCGCGCCCTGGCCCGCGGGGCGGCGCGCCTGCTGGCCGATCTGGGCGTGTCGGCGATTCCTGAGTTTACCCTGCCCTGCGGGCGAAGGGCCGATCTGGCGGGGCTGGGCCGCAAGGGCGAGATTGTGATCGTGGAGATCAAATCGGGCCTGGCGGACTTTCGCGCCGACGCCAAATATCCCGATTATTTCGCCTGGTGCGACCGGTTCTATTTTGCTGTTTCGCAACGCTTTCCAGCCTCGATCCTGCCGCAGGCCTGCGGGCTTATCATCGCCGATCCGTTCGGCGGCGCGGTGGTGCGCGACAGCCCGGTCCAGCCGCTCGCCCCCGCCCGGCGCAAGGCGCTGACCCTGCGGTTTGCCCGCTGCGCCGCCGAGCGCGCCCTGCGCGCGCTCTAG
- a CDS encoding ParA family protein, which produces MTCTTVMFANAKGGAGKSTIAFLSALHFAATHHRRVCVVDFDRLRTTYNAVRRFAGSGVQSFYLADEYGEGHKVAPDAVRAAIDTCRAGTDTLFVDTPAGFPAGTMVPAIAPDMIFVPVSLSDADIMATQAYLPELDSAASQLAELTGVRPRIVIVPNQVFGDDDTRRLRDIFRGRSIQIAPALPFSRTLRDVFHFEPGDTNIASVFREDRGFFQWISTEIAALHQAR; this is translated from the coding sequence GTGACCTGCACCACCGTGATGTTTGCAAACGCAAAGGGTGGTGCCGGGAAAAGCACGATTGCCTTCCTCAGCGCCCTGCACTTTGCCGCAACCCATCACCGGCGCGTGTGCGTGGTCGATTTCGACCGTCTGCGCACCACCTACAACGCCGTGCGCCGATTCGCCGGATCGGGTGTCCAGTCCTTCTATCTCGCAGACGAGTATGGCGAGGGGCACAAGGTTGCGCCCGATGCCGTGCGCGCCGCGATCGACACCTGCCGGGCCGGCACCGACACCCTGTTCGTCGACACGCCGGCCGGTTTTCCCGCCGGCACCATGGTTCCGGCCATTGCGCCTGACATGATCTTTGTTCCGGTCTCGCTGTCGGATGCCGACATCATGGCCACCCAGGCCTATCTGCCCGAGCTGGACAGCGCAGCGTCCCAGCTGGCCGAGCTGACCGGCGTGCGGCCCCGCATCGTGATCGTGCCCAACCAGGTGTTCGGCGATGACGACACCCGGCGCCTGCGCGATATTTTCCGCGGCCGCTCCATCCAGATCGCTCCGGCGCTGCCCTTTTCGCGCACCTTGCGCGACGTTTTCCATTTCGAACCGGGCGATACCAATATCGCCTCGGTGTTCCGCGAAGACCGCGGCTTCTTCCAATGGATCTCGACCGAGATCGCCGCCCTCCATCAGGCCCGCTGA
- a CDS encoding polymer-forming cytoskeletal protein codes for MSNASSSKPGKSGIPESDVELSFFMGEKCSVEGATLDVDGAARIDGQFSGKLRALHLIVGEQGRVAGDISSETADIMGSVEDTLILSGKLIIREAGRIEGTITYGSLEAHEGAQLIGQINTQGRAKRTEGVSSLSNLQVAIAQAASQPEPESDREAEHEDPKTDKSDGPNS; via the coding sequence ATGAGCAATGCGTCATCTTCCAAGCCTGGCAAGTCCGGCATTCCCGAGAGCGATGTGGAGTTGTCGTTCTTCATGGGCGAGAAATGCTCTGTAGAGGGTGCCACGCTTGACGTGGACGGTGCCGCGCGCATCGACGGCCAGTTCAGCGGCAAGCTGCGCGCGCTGCACCTGATCGTGGGTGAGCAGGGGCGTGTCGCCGGCGACATCTCCAGCGAGACCGCCGACATCATGGGCAGCGTGGAAGATACGTTGATCCTGTCGGGCAAGCTGATCATCCGTGAGGCGGGCCGCATTGAAGGCACGATCACCTACGGATCGCTGGAAGCCCACGAGGGCGCCCAGCTGATCGGCCAGATCAACACCCAGGGCCGCGCCAAGCGCACCGAAGGCGTATCCTCGCTGAGCAATCTGCAGGTCGCCATCGCCCAGGCGGCGTCCCAACCCGAACCCGAATCCGACCGGGAAGCCGAGCACGAAGACCCGAAGACCGACAAGAGCGACGGGCCCAACAGCTAG
- a CDS encoding polymer-forming cytoskeletal protein, translating into MKSNKAPSILAQDIVIIGSIASAGEVQIDGRVEGDVRAGSLMIGQNAVVKGDIIADTLAVHGRIEGVVQARSVVLVPPASVQGEISYDTLTIQGGAVMDGVCRRGFDPAALDTPGSGSGGQLRTGRTGPDVPPLRPVLLGLQTRPKDGPGQTI; encoded by the coding sequence ATGAAATCGAACAAGGCCCCCTCCATTCTCGCCCAGGACATTGTGATCATCGGGTCCATCGCGTCTGCGGGCGAAGTTCAGATCGACGGCCGGGTGGAAGGCGATGTCAGGGCCGGGTCCCTGATGATCGGTCAGAACGCTGTGGTGAAAGGCGATATCATCGCTGACACCCTGGCCGTTCATGGCCGTATCGAGGGCGTGGTGCAGGCGCGCAGCGTCGTGCTGGTGCCGCCGGCCTCGGTCCAGGGCGAGATTTCATACGATACGCTGACCATCCAGGGCGGGGCTGTCATGGACGGTGTGTGCCGGCGCGGATTTGATCCGGCGGCGCTGGACACGCCTGGCTCCGGCAGCGGCGGCCAGCTGCGCACAGGGCGCACCGGGCCGGATGTGCCGCCGCTGCGCCCTGTCTTGCTGGGCTTGCAGACACGGCCAAAGGACGGGCCCGGCCAAACCATCTGA
- a CDS encoding ActR/PrrA/RegA family redox response regulator transcription factor has translation MSDLVLPDDATLLLVDDDAPFLNRLSRAMTARGFDVTAVGSVAEAKARARSAPPAFAVVDLRLDDGDGLDVVRTLYAERPDCRVVMLTGYGNIATAVAAVKSGAIDYLSKPADADDVVKALLALPDTKPEPPENPMSADRVRWEHIQRVFELCDHNVSETARRLNMHRRTLQRILAKRAPR, from the coding sequence ATGTCTGATCTGGTTTTGCCGGACGACGCCACCTTGCTCCTCGTCGATGATGACGCGCCCTTCCTCAACCGGCTCAGCCGCGCCATGACCGCGCGCGGCTTTGACGTCACCGCCGTGGGCAGCGTGGCCGAGGCCAAGGCCCGCGCGCGCAGCGCCCCGCCCGCCTTCGCAGTGGTGGACCTGCGCCTGGACGACGGCGACGGGCTGGACGTGGTGCGCACGCTTTACGCCGAGCGGCCCGATTGCCGCGTGGTGATGCTCACCGGCTACGGCAATATCGCCACCGCTGTGGCGGCGGTGAAATCGGGCGCCATTGATTATCTGTCCAAACCCGCCGACGCCGACGATGTGGTCAAGGCGCTGCTGGCCCTGCCCGACACCAAGCCCGAACCGCCGGAAAACCCGATGAGCGCCGACCGCGTGCGCTGGGAGCATATTCAGCGCGTGTTCGAGCTGTGCGACCACAATGTCTCCGAAACCGCCCGCCGCCTGAACATGCATCGCCGCACCCTGCAGCGCATCCTGGCCAAGCGGGCACCGCGCTAG
- a CDS encoding ActS/PrrB/RegB family redox-sensitive histidine kinase: MTDSFSPARAAIGAPDDPVDGGDLAPVFGRVRLRTLIFLRWLAVAGQTATVLGVHFGLGFQLPLAGCFVLIGASAALNAFLPVFVSTQRLARDGEAFAQLAFDLIQLMALLALTGGLANPFAVMIVGPVVISVAALPARWWLSLGALALAGTSGLAVWHLPLPWLPGEVFALPPLYLAATGLALVIAIAFTAIYAWRVAGEARRMGAALAATQGVLAREQRLSALGALAAAAAHELGTPLATIQLTAKEMLRAATDPELKEDAELLVSQAQRCREILQRLSQMRDAGDRMHDRLGLSEAMEEAAAPLQGVGAPISVRLSAPLGEARAPVLRRRVELIYALGNFIENAVDFADTRVIVTGAWTARHVSFTVEDDGPGFPPDILAKLGEPYVTTRQAEPGHGGLGLGVFIAMTLAQRVQGKVTLSNAPGGGARVEITLPRSGLEIED, encoded by the coding sequence ATGACTGACAGCTTCAGCCCTGCCCGCGCCGCCATCGGCGCGCCCGACGATCCGGTGGATGGCGGTGATCTGGCGCCGGTATTTGGCCGGGTCCGCCTGCGCACGCTGATCTTCCTGCGCTGGCTGGCAGTGGCGGGCCAGACCGCGACGGTCCTGGGCGTGCATTTCGGTCTGGGGTTCCAGTTGCCGCTGGCCGGCTGCTTTGTGCTGATCGGTGCCAGCGCCGCGCTCAATGCGTTCTTGCCGGTCTTCGTTTCCACCCAGCGCCTGGCGCGTGACGGCGAGGCTTTCGCCCAGCTGGCCTTTGACCTCATTCAGCTGATGGCGCTGCTGGCCCTCACCGGGGGTCTGGCCAATCCGTTTGCCGTGATGATTGTCGGCCCGGTGGTGATCTCTGTGGCCGCCCTGCCGGCCCGCTGGTGGCTGTCGCTGGGGGCGCTGGCGCTGGCGGGCACCAGCGGGCTGGCGGTCTGGCATCTGCCCCTGCCCTGGTTGCCCGGCGAGGTCTTCGCCTTGCCGCCGCTCTACCTGGCCGCCACGGGGCTGGCGCTGGTCATCGCCATCGCCTTTACCGCCATCTATGCTTGGCGCGTGGCGGGCGAGGCGCGCCGCATGGGCGCGGCGCTGGCGGCGACCCAAGGCGTGCTGGCGCGCGAGCAGCGCCTGTCGGCGCTGGGTGCCCTGGCGGCCGCCGCCGCCCACGAGCTGGGCACACCGCTGGCCACCATCCAGCTCACCGCCAAGGAAATGCTGCGCGCGGCCACCGATCCCGAACTGAAAGAGGATGCCGAACTGCTGGTCTCCCAGGCCCAGCGCTGCCGCGAAATCCTCCAGCGCCTGTCCCAGATGCGCGATGCGGGCGACCGCATGCATGACCGGCTGGGCCTGAGCGAAGCCATGGAGGAGGCCGCCGCGCCGCTGCAGGGCGTGGGCGCGCCCATTTCCGTGCGCCTGTCGGCCCCGCTGGGGGAGGCGCGCGCCCCGGTGCTGCGCCGCCGGGTGGAGCTGATCTATGCGCTGGGCAATTTCATCGAAAACGCCGTGGACTTCGCCGATACGCGCGTCATCGTCACCGGCGCCTGGACGGCGCGCCATGTCAGCTTCACCGTGGAAGATGACGGGCCGGGCTTCCCGCCCGACATTCTGGCCAAGCTGGGCGAGCCCTATGTCACCACCCGCCAGGCCGAACCGGGTCATGGGGGGCTGGGTCTGGGCGTGTTCATCGCCATGACCCTGGCCCAGCGGGTCCAGGGCAAGGTGACCCTGTCCAACGCGCCGGGCGGCGGCGCGCGGGTGGAGATCACCCTGCCGCGCAGCGGCCTGGAAATCGAGGATTGA
- a CDS encoding SCO family protein, with translation MSFKTRPVWFIPVVAFAAALLAAAVMVGAALLRGPAPADPDAPPAPAPVRSSGEAQVGGPFTLVNHRGETVTDADFAGRPMLIYFGFTYCPDVCPASLQVMGAALEQLSEDERAQFQPILISVDPERDTPELLAQYITAPAFPENLTGLTGTLDQVRNAARAYRVFFARVEDDGVSSDYTVDHSSIIYLMDREGRFVEIFPHGSAPSVVAARLKAFLETSPA, from the coding sequence ATGAGTTTCAAGACACGCCCGGTCTGGTTCATTCCGGTGGTGGCCTTTGCGGCAGCCCTGCTGGCTGCCGCAGTGATGGTGGGGGCAGCGCTGCTGCGCGGTCCGGCACCCGCCGATCCCGACGCGCCGCCAGCGCCGGCGCCCGTGCGCTCCAGCGGCGAGGCGCAGGTGGGCGGGCCCTTCACCCTGGTCAATCATCGCGGCGAGACGGTCACCGACGCCGATTTCGCCGGCCGGCCCATGCTGATCTATTTCGGTTTCACCTATTGTCCCGACGTGTGCCCGGCCTCGCTGCAGGTGATGGGCGCGGCACTGGAGCAGCTGAGCGAGGACGAGCGGGCGCAGTTCCAGCCGATCCTGATCAGCGTGGATCCCGAGCGCGATACGCCCGAATTGCTGGCGCAATACATCACCGCGCCCGCCTTTCCGGAAAACCTCACGGGCTTGACGGGAACGCTGGATCAGGTACGCAATGCTGCACGTGCTTACAGGGTGTTTTTTGCCCGGGTGGAGGATGACGGCGTGTCGTCGGACTACACGGTGGATCACAGTTCGATCATCTATCTCATGGACCGTGAGGGGCGGTTCGTGGAGATTTTCCCCCACGGCTCGGCACCGTCCGTTGTTGCGGCGCGTCTGAAAGCCTTCCTTGAGACCTCTCCGGCATAA
- the phaZ gene encoding polyhydroxyalkanoate depolymerase, which translates to MFYSFLEMSRAAMLPWRAAANMTRRSLRNPLNPAGETLAGRAMAASADLFESLTRQYGKPEWALEPLVVEGQTIPVEIETVWSKPFCRLLHFKRDAGALAKARGVKPGALNDPKVLLVAPMSGHFATLLRGTVQAFLPDAEVYITDWSDARMVALNEGRFDLEDYTLYVREMISTIGAGVHVVAVCQPGPPTLAAIALMAEDQDAMRPASMTFMGSPIDARKSPTVPNKLAEERPYSWFRDNLIQTVPVFYPGGLRRVYPGFLQLTGFINMNYERHVDAHYRYFNQMIDGDGDSAERHRAFYDEYLSVMDLTEEFYLQTIHDVFQEHKLARGLFTVGGRPVRPEAITDIALMTVEGENDDISGIGQTQAAHTLCTGIPDTMRLDHVQPDVGHYGVFNGRRFREEIAPKMKAFMAQHARAGVKPARKGQAA; encoded by the coding sequence ATGTTCTATTCCTTCCTTGAAATGTCGCGTGCGGCCATGCTGCCCTGGCGCGCCGCCGCCAACATGACGCGGCGGTCCTTGCGCAATCCGCTCAATCCGGCTGGCGAGACGCTGGCCGGACGCGCCATGGCGGCGTCGGCGGATCTGTTTGAAAGCCTGACGCGCCAGTACGGCAAGCCTGAATGGGCGCTGGAGCCGCTGGTGGTGGAGGGGCAGACGATCCCCGTCGAGATCGAGACGGTGTGGTCCAAACCGTTCTGCCGGCTTTTGCATTTCAAGCGCGACGCGGGCGCGCTGGCCAAGGCGCGCGGCGTGAAGCCCGGCGCGCTGAACGATCCCAAAGTCCTGCTGGTCGCGCCCATGTCGGGCCATTTCGCCACCTTGCTGCGCGGCACGGTGCAGGCCTTCCTGCCCGATGCCGAGGTCTACATCACCGACTGGTCGGACGCGCGCATGGTCGCGCTCAATGAGGGCCGGTTCGATCTGGAAGACTACACGCTCTATGTGCGCGAGATGATCAGCACCATCGGCGCGGGCGTGCATGTCGTGGCGGTGTGCCAGCCCGGCCCGCCGACGCTGGCCGCCATCGCCCTGATGGCCGAGGACCAGGACGCGATGCGTCCGGCGTCCATGACCTTCATGGGTTCGCCCATCGATGCGCGCAAATCGCCCACCGTGCCCAACAAGCTGGCCGAAGAGCGCCCGTATTCCTGGTTCCGGGACAATCTGATCCAGACCGTACCGGTGTTCTATCCCGGCGGGCTGCGCCGGGTGTATCCGGGCTTTCTGCAGCTCACCGGCTTCATCAACATGAACTATGAGCGGCACGTGGACGCGCACTACCGCTATTTCAACCAGATGATTGACGGCGATGGCGACAGCGCCGAGCGCCACCGCGCCTTCTATGACGAGTATCTCTCGGTGATGGATCTGACCGAGGAGTTCTACCTCCAGACCATCCATGACGTGTTCCAGGAGCACAAGCTGGCGCGCGGCCTGTTCACCGTGGGCGGGCGCCCCGTGCGCCCCGAAGCCATCACCGACATCGCCCTGATGACGGTGGAAGGCGAGAACGACGATATCTCCGGCATCGGCCAGACCCAGGCCGCCCACACGCTGTGCACCGGCATTCCCGACACGATGCGCCTCGACCATGTCCAGCCAGACGTTGGCCATTACGGCGTGTTCAATGGCCGCCGCTTCCGCGAAGAGATCGCGCCCAAGATGAAGGCGTTCATGGCGCAGCATGCGCGGGCGGGCGTGAAACCGGCGCGCAAGGGGCAGGCGGCCTAG
- a CDS encoding sel1 repeat family protein, whose amino-acid sequence MKTQTCFTGAVLGAGLLLAGLPGPAEAAGDARSRAALDRLGCERHDVSCVGASVFRSRHAGRNRAVTVARYEQACEQGTAEACNELGFLYEIGRYVRQDPSQAAALYRQACEGGSATGCSNYGVMHANGDGVAQDDVRALAWFSLAAFAGDETGQEYGDLIAGRMTENQIASAQSLAQRCETSRYADCG is encoded by the coding sequence ATGAAAACCCAAACCTGTTTTACCGGTGCGGTGCTGGGTGCCGGTCTGTTGCTGGCCGGCCTGCCGGGGCCGGCGGAGGCAGCCGGGGATGCACGCAGCCGCGCGGCGCTGGACCGTCTGGGTTGCGAGCGCCACGATGTGTCTTGCGTCGGTGCCAGCGTGTTCCGCAGCCGGCATGCCGGGCGCAATCGCGCCGTCACGGTCGCGCGCTATGAACAGGCCTGCGAGCAGGGCACGGCGGAGGCCTGCAACGAGCTTGGCTTCCTGTACGAGATCGGACGGTATGTCCGCCAGGATCCATCCCAGGCCGCCGCGCTCTACCGTCAGGCGTGCGAAGGCGGCAGCGCTACAGGCTGCAGCAATTACGGCGTGATGCACGCCAACGGGGACGGGGTCGCCCAGGACGATGTGCGCGCCCTGGCCTGGTTTAGCCTGGCGGCCTTCGCCGGCGACGAGACCGGCCAGGAATACGGCGACCTCATCGCCGGCCGGATGACCGAAAACCAGATCGCCAGCGCCCAGTCCCTGGCCCAGCGTTGTGAAACGAGCCGCTACGCCGATTGCGGCTGA
- a CDS encoding PBP1A family penicillin-binding protein, which translates to MPQHQSPRPYSRARPPRKGGAWRGVFRLFAAAMVLVTLAGGAWLTGLARSLPDLSALEPAPRTGEIMLLDRSGRTIARRGEVSHGAIRAAALPETLTLAVLAVEDRRFYSHFGIDLIGTARAALANVRAGRVVQGGSTITQQLAKNLFLTPDRTLRRKAQEMMLALWLEQRFTKDEILALYLNRVYFGAGAWGAEAAARRYFSKSAHELSLGEAALLAGLLKAPSRYAPTSDALRASVRATVVLDLMLATGRITQAERIAAAEAPIRVSRGNASPGAGWFADWVLPQVRERLPGQTGDLIVHTTLDIAAQRAAETALSEGLTDPALALGAGAGALVALDHTGGVAAMAGGADYVRSPFNRAVSARRQPGSAFKPFVYAAAFEGGLTPDDVFLDQPVSYGSWSPENFNGRYEGALTLETAFARSSNSVAVQVSEATGRGWVLRTAARMGLTSPIANTPSAALGAYEVTPLELIGAYLPFMNGGRAAPPYAIRSITAPDGTVLWRREETPGPLVLAGRVVIDMDRVFEAAVETGTGRGARVPGRAVRGKTGTTNGHRDAWFAGWSEGLAAVVWMGNDDFTPTDDALGGAGPARIFARFINAAPAWPAPLDALLVQPARPDDPIAALLAPADPAPVPAPVRDADPASDPIAALLGRMDGG; encoded by the coding sequence ATGCCTCAACATCAGAGCCCGCGCCCGTATTCGCGCGCGCGTCCGCCGCGCAAGGGCGGGGCGTGGCGGGGAGTGTTCCGGCTGTTCGCCGCGGCCATGGTGCTGGTCACGCTGGCGGGCGGGGCGTGGCTGACGGGACTGGCCCGCAGCCTGCCCGATCTCTCGGCGCTCGAGCCCGCACCGCGCACCGGCGAGATCATGCTGCTGGACCGCAGCGGGCGCACCATCGCCCGGCGCGGCGAGGTCAGCCATGGCGCGATCCGCGCCGCAGCCCTGCCCGAAACCCTCACCCTGGCAGTCCTCGCGGTGGAGGACCGGCGTTTCTACAGCCATTTCGGCATTGACCTGATCGGCACCGCGCGGGCCGCACTGGCCAATGTCCGGGCCGGCCGGGTGGTGCAGGGCGGCTCCACCATCACCCAGCAGCTGGCCAAGAATTTGTTCCTCACGCCTGACCGCACCCTGCGCCGCAAGGCGCAGGAGATGATGCTGGCTTTGTGGCTGGAGCAGCGCTTCACCAAGGACGAGATCCTCGCCCTCTATCTCAACCGGGTCTATTTCGGGGCCGGTGCCTGGGGGGCCGAAGCCGCTGCCCGGCGCTATTTCTCCAAGAGCGCGCACGAGCTGAGCCTGGGTGAAGCGGCCCTGCTGGCCGGCCTGCTCAAAGCGCCGTCGCGCTATGCCCCCACCTCCGACGCTCTGCGCGCGTCCGTGCGCGCCACTGTGGTGCTGGATCTGATGCTGGCCACCGGCCGCATCACGCAGGCCGAGCGCATTGCGGCGGCCGAGGCACCCATCCGCGTGTCGCGCGGCAATGCCAGTCCCGGCGCGGGCTGGTTCGCCGACTGGGTCCTGCCCCAGGTGCGCGAGCGCCTGCCGGGCCAAACCGGGGACCTCATCGTCCACACCACGCTGGACATCGCCGCCCAGCGCGCCGCTGAAACCGCCCTCAGCGAGGGTCTGACCGATCCGGCGCTGGCGCTGGGCGCAGGTGCGGGCGCGCTGGTGGCGCTCGATCATACCGGCGGTGTGGCGGCCATGGCCGGAGGCGCGGACTATGTGCGCTCGCCCTTCAACCGCGCCGTCAGCGCGCGCCGCCAGCCCGGCTCGGCCTTCAAGCCCTTCGTGTATGCCGCCGCCTTTGAAGGCGGGCTGACCCCGGACGATGTGTTCCTCGACCAGCCGGTGAGCTATGGCAGCTGGTCGCCGGAGAATTTCAACGGCCGCTATGAGGGTGCCCTGACGCTGGAGACAGCGTTTGCGCGCTCGTCCAACTCGGTGGCTGTGCAGGTATCCGAAGCCACCGGGCGGGGCTGGGTGCTGCGCACCGCGGCGCGCATGGGCCTGACCAGCCCCATCGCCAATACGCCATCGGCCGCCCTGGGTGCCTATGAAGTGACGCCGCTGGAGCTCATTGGGGCCTATCTGCCCTTCATGAATGGCGGGCGCGCGGCGCCGCCCTACGCCATCCGGTCCATCACGGCGCCGGACGGCACAGTGCTCTGGAGGCGCGAGGAGACGCCAGGCCCGCTGGTGCTCGCCGGCCGCGTGGTCATCGACATGGACCGCGTGTTCGAGGCCGCCGTGGAGACCGGCACCGGGCGCGGCGCGCGGGTGCCGGGCCGGGCGGTGCGCGGCAAGACCGGCACCACCAATGGCCATCGCGATGCCTGGTTCGCCGGCTGGTCTGAAGGCCTGGCCGCCGTGGTGTGGATGGGCAATGACGATTTCACCCCGACCGACGACGCGCTGGGCGGCGCCGGGCCGGCGCGCATTTTCGCCCGTTTCATCAATGCCGCCCCGGCCTGGCCCGCCCCGCTGGACGCCTTGCTGGTCCAGCCCGCCCGCCCCGATGACCCCATTGCCGCGCTGCTGGCCCCCGCCGATCCCGCCCCGGTGCCCGCGCCCGTGCGCGACGCTGATCCGGCCTCTGACCCCATCGCCGCCCTGCTGGGACGCATGGACGGGGGGTGA
- a CDS encoding sigma-70 family RNA polymerase sigma factor translates to MPDAPATTEPVLDRDALDRLVEAVAARDRSAFASLFNFYAPRVKAYLIRLNANDSLAEELTQEVMLTVWRKAGQFDSRQASASTWIFRIARNRRIDAARRAAKPALDEADPSLHPTSFEAPDEAAHAGARDARVREALADLPEDQVALLRLAFFDGLSHRDIAQRIGAPLGTVKSRLRLAFDKLRRVLDADAL, encoded by the coding sequence TTGCCCGATGCGCCCGCCACGACAGAGCCGGTTCTTGACCGGGATGCGCTTGACCGTCTGGTCGAAGCGGTGGCGGCGCGTGACCGCAGCGCGTTTGCGTCCCTGTTCAATTTCTACGCACCCCGGGTCAAAGCCTATCTGATCCGCCTGAACGCCAATGATTCCCTGGCTGAGGAGCTGACCCAGGAGGTGATGCTGACCGTCTGGCGCAAGGCCGGCCAGTTTGACAGCCGCCAGGCCTCGGCCTCCACCTGGATTTTCCGCATCGCGCGCAACCGGCGCATTGATGCGGCCCGGCGCGCGGCCAAGCCCGCGCTGGACGAGGCCGATCCCTCCTTGCATCCCACCAGCTTTGAAGCCCCGGACGAGGCGGCCCATGCCGGGGCGCGAGACGCCCGTGTGCGCGAGGCGCTGGCGGATCTGCCTGAAGACCAGGTGGCGCTGTTGCGGCTGGCCTTCTTTGACGGCCTGTCCCACCGCGACATCGCCCAGCGTATCGGCGCGCCGCTGGGAACGGTGAAATCGCGCCTGCGGCTGGCCTTCGACAAGTTGCGCCGGGTGCTCGATGCGGACGCGTTGTGA
- a CDS encoding ChrR family anti-sigma-E factor, giving the protein MTNHPLGDELYAAYASGVLSGPMSLLLDAQACVNDDVARQRAAAEAVSGVMLETIAPAPVRDTALTQVLAAIDAEEAGLGEASLKPGMGDLAAQRAAQAAGKALSELLDLPGPVRDLALERGAAWQFAGPGVRTMMLMDDGRAKAELIRLEPGRGVPRHGHDGREFTLVLTGAFHDGIDRYGTGELCAADPDTEHKPVAEAGAVCIALAVSDGPLAFTGPLGWVQRALGA; this is encoded by the coding sequence ATGACCAATCATCCTCTCGGTGACGAGCTTTATGCGGCGTACGCATCCGGTGTCCTGTCGGGACCCATGAGCCTTTTGCTGGATGCGCAGGCGTGCGTGAATGATGACGTGGCGCGCCAGCGCGCGGCCGCCGAAGCGGTGTCCGGCGTGATGCTGGAGACGATTGCCCCCGCACCGGTGCGCGACACGGCCCTGACCCAGGTCTTGGCGGCCATCGATGCGGAAGAAGCCGGCCTGGGCGAAGCATCGCTGAAACCCGGCATGGGCGATCTGGCAGCGCAGCGCGCGGCCCAGGCGGCGGGCAAGGCCCTGAGCGAGCTTCTCGACCTGCCTGGCCCGGTTCGCGATCTGGCACTGGAGCGCGGGGCGGCCTGGCAGTTTGCCGGACCCGGCGTGCGCACCATGATGCTGATGGACGATGGCCGCGCCAAGGCCGAGCTGATCCGTCTGGAACCGGGCCGCGGCGTGCCGCGCCACGGCCATGACGGGCGCGAGTTCACCCTGGTGCTGACCGGTGCCTTCCATGACGGGATTGACCGCTATGGCACGGGGGAGCTGTGCGCGGCGGACCCCGACACCGAGCACAAGCCGGTGGCCGAAGCCGGAGCGGTGTGCATCGCGCTGGCGGTGAGCGATGGCCCGCTGGCCTTCACCGGCCCGCTGGGCTGGGTGCAACGCGCGCTGGGCGCCTAG